In bacterium, a single window of DNA contains:
- a CDS encoding toll/interleukin-1 receptor domain-containing protein: MAHKKLFISYKHLDDEWRDEIKKWLAPLEKKGLIDVWDDTEIPPGSDWREEIKKHLAEAKLAVLLVTQDFLNSDFIAQNELPVLVKASKKQKDPLKIFWIAVSPSTYEDSKEIEPLQAANDPSRPLSSLPPAELDVEMLAIYKKIKEVLEE; this comes from the coding sequence ATGGCCCACAAGAAGCTCTTTATCAGTTACAAGCACCTCGACGACGAATGGCGAGATGAGATCAAGAAGTGGCTGGCGCCGCTCGAGAAGAAGGGACTCATCGATGTCTGGGATGACACGGAGATCCCTCCCGGTTCAGACTGGAGGGAGGAGATCAAGAAGCACCTGGCCGAGGCAAAGTTGGCCGTGCTCCTGGTGACCCAGGATTTCCTGAACTCGGATTTCATCGCTCAAAACGAACTGCCGGTGTTGGTCAAGGCATCGAAGAAGCAGAAGGACCCTCTCAAAATCTTCTGGATCGCAGTCAGTCCCAGCACGTATGAGGACTCCAAGGAGATCGAGCCGCTCCAGGCCGCCAACGACCCGAGCAGGCCGCTAAGTTCCCTGCCGCCGGCTGAGCTGGACGTGGAGATGCTCGCTATCTACAAGAAAATCAAGGAGGTTCTCGAGGAATAG
- a CDS encoding tetratricopeptide repeat protein → MKLPFSSSPDGAEAPNVLAHRQSGAKAAICFIHGFGGDIQRTWGRFPDILLDEPKLQAWDLLSMGYSTGLSFDITGVWKAAAPLDKLAGLLRTVSSMGGLEEYESIAFVAHSMGGLSVQRALVDDHDLAERVGHVVLFGTPSGGLRKASFFRRWMRQIRDMSVDSPFITDLRKRWLNTFGNDPPFRFLAVAGSEDEFVPANSALEAFPESQRAIVFGDHLSIVKPTDAGSLCVQVVVNHLVDDAAAAGPWNSARVAVEMRDFRKAVDELEGHKDELDDKHLVYLALAYDELGRRDDAIELLQNAGSTDAMGVLAGRHKRLWKAGGRKSDGDKALELYREAYRLSVDRDVSQAFYHAINVAYMELEYRRDESAAQSYASLALYHATSAPQDKWSLATQGEAHLLQGEDEAALVRYRQALAQSPTPREMSSMHTQATRVAELLNRKDVVERLDRLFRPS, encoded by the coding sequence ATGAAACTCCCATTTTCAAGCAGCCCTGACGGTGCCGAGGCGCCCAACGTCCTCGCACATCGTCAGAGTGGCGCCAAAGCAGCGATTTGTTTCATCCACGGATTCGGCGGCGACATTCAGAGGACCTGGGGTCGCTTCCCGGACATCCTCCTGGATGAACCGAAGCTCCAGGCATGGGACCTACTCAGCATGGGCTACAGCACCGGGTTGTCGTTCGACATCACAGGAGTTTGGAAGGCGGCCGCTCCCCTCGACAAGCTGGCGGGGCTGTTGCGCACGGTTAGTTCAATGGGCGGCCTCGAGGAGTACGAGAGCATCGCGTTCGTCGCCCACAGCATGGGTGGATTGAGCGTGCAGCGGGCTTTGGTCGACGATCACGACCTCGCGGAACGCGTCGGGCATGTGGTCTTGTTTGGTACCCCGAGCGGTGGCCTGAGGAAGGCGTCGTTCTTCCGCCGGTGGATGAGACAAATCCGCGATATGTCGGTGGATAGTCCATTCATCACCGATCTCAGGAAACGCTGGCTGAACACTTTTGGCAACGACCCGCCGTTTCGCTTCCTCGCGGTAGCCGGCTCCGAGGACGAATTCGTTCCCGCCAACTCCGCACTCGAGGCGTTCCCCGAAAGCCAGCGCGCGATCGTATTCGGTGATCACTTGAGCATCGTCAAGCCGACCGACGCCGGAAGCCTCTGTGTTCAGGTGGTCGTCAATCACCTTGTGGACGACGCGGCCGCCGCCGGCCCTTGGAATTCCGCGCGGGTCGCCGTAGAGATGCGCGACTTCCGGAAGGCCGTCGATGAACTCGAAGGCCACAAAGACGAACTGGATGACAAGCACCTGGTGTACCTGGCACTCGCGTATGACGAGCTCGGCCGGAGAGACGACGCGATCGAGCTGCTGCAAAACGCGGGTAGCACCGACGCAATGGGAGTGCTCGCCGGTCGCCACAAGCGGCTATGGAAGGCGGGGGGTAGGAAGTCCGACGGAGACAAGGCGCTCGAGCTGTATCGGGAGGCCTACCGATTGTCGGTCGATCGCGACGTCTCTCAGGCCTTCTACCATGCCATCAACGTCGCATACATGGAGCTCGAGTACCGTCGTGACGAGTCAGCGGCGCAGAGCTACGCTTCATTGGCGCTCTACCACGCGACCTCTGCTCCACAGGACAAGTGGTCGTTGGCGACGCAGGGCGAAGCTCATCTGCTGCAGGGCGAGGACGAAGCGGCGTTAGTGCGGTATCGGCAGGCGCTCGCGCAAAGCCCCACCCCGCGCGAGATGTCTTCGATGCACACCCAAGCGACAAGGGTCGCCGAACTTCTCAACCGGAAAGACGTCGTGGAACGGCTCGATCGGCTCTTTCGACCGAGTTGA
- a CDS encoding pentapeptide repeat-containing protein → MSNAEHLKRLRAGRKEWNAWRARSGARTDLRGARLEYSNLYRFDLSNADMRRAKLRGTHLREADLEGADLRDAWAGFAVLSRAKLAGAQLTRADLRCASLRRADLTGANLDETVLRFTSMVEATVEGATLRKAQVYGISAWGLKGEPADQSEMLIQADSKSLITTVDDLDTAQLLFLLRDNPKIADVIETASQRVVLLLGRFAPRRKRVLDGIKDHLLRRNFVPVLFNFEKPKGRDLTETVASLAHMACFVVADLSGAKSIPQELSFIVPYLPSVPVMPLLVESDDRPYAMFEHFQRYPWVHGILRYRDLNHLLEIFDTKVLKPAYREAMASRGVANVRLPRTPKQP, encoded by the coding sequence ATGTCCAATGCCGAGCACTTGAAGCGACTCAGAGCCGGCCGCAAGGAATGGAACGCGTGGCGCGCGCGGTCTGGAGCTCGTACCGATTTGCGCGGTGCGCGGCTCGAGTACTCAAACCTCTATCGCTTCGACCTCTCGAACGCCGACATGCGCCGCGCCAAGCTACGCGGCACGCATCTACGCGAGGCCGATCTCGAAGGCGCGGATCTTCGCGATGCCTGGGCCGGTTTCGCTGTCTTGAGCCGAGCGAAACTCGCCGGGGCGCAGTTGACGCGGGCCGATCTCCGCTGCGCCAGTCTCAGGCGCGCCGACCTTACCGGCGCCAATCTCGACGAAACCGTACTTCGCTTCACCTCCATGGTCGAGGCTACGGTCGAGGGCGCGACCCTTCGCAAGGCCCAGGTCTACGGCATCAGCGCCTGGGGACTCAAGGGTGAACCAGCCGACCAGAGCGAGATGCTCATTCAAGCCGACTCCAAGTCGCTCATCACCACCGTCGACGACCTCGATACGGCTCAGTTGCTCTTTCTTCTTCGTGACAACCCCAAGATCGCAGACGTCATCGAAACGGCCAGCCAACGTGTGGTTCTGCTGTTGGGTCGATTCGCTCCTCGCCGCAAGCGGGTTCTTGACGGAATCAAGGATCACTTGCTGCGCCGCAATTTCGTCCCTGTCCTGTTCAACTTCGAAAAGCCAAAGGGTCGTGACCTGACCGAGACCGTCGCCAGCCTCGCGCACATGGCTTGCTTTGTCGTAGCGGACCTCTCCGGCGCCAAGAGCATCCCCCAAGAGCTGAGCTTCATCGTGCCCTATCTGCCCTCGGTACCGGTGATGCCGCTCCTGGTCGAATCCGACGATCGACCCTACGCCATGTTCGAGCACTTCCAGCGCTATCCCTGGGTCCACGGCATCCTGCGCTATCGTGATCTCAACCATCTGCTCGAGATCTTCGATACGAAGGTACTCAAACCCGCCTACCGAGAAGCGATGGCATCGCGCGGTGTGGCGAATGTGAGACTCCCCCGAACTCCGAAACAGCCTTGA
- a CDS encoding peptidoglycan-binding protein has protein sequence MAVLRIGCCDSGSIADRKGFLSGYHMWNLTSRGFRGERDGKWYGFSEQAGTPVRRLQEKLRAMGFYPFGAVDGIFGYRTQSSVRLFQEFVTVAGGIDLGGVDGMSGPKTQAIIDSWAKAGKKAPWGKPSPEYTQAMAGLRQLKQHFSASRLQGISLLNKDAAGSASRAVADWTFDNSDLHLVGIRRNENKVFIADDGGRPRRMNEDLFILLANGKRLVFRGSTNPNPRVAGRPDQPFILRGQHEFYFAWHKLASLSNPSSTRVYRAFKPCGSGPLIVRAKDNLLSEKSFESVSANNSINIHWSGAGTVNWSAGCQVVAGQKYIDYRNEVVDLTGRAARSYGDLSGSKTRGAYNVLLDALTVFAKDARTSGDRLLYTLLYEKDVQRTKAGELVDFDETIKRLS, from the coding sequence ATGGCGGTACTTAGAATCGGCTGCTGCGACAGCGGATCCATAGCCGACAGAAAGGGCTTCCTGAGCGGCTACCACATGTGGAACCTCACCAGCCGCGGTTTCCGTGGCGAGAGGGACGGCAAGTGGTACGGCTTTTCCGAGCAGGCGGGAACGCCGGTGCGCCGGCTGCAGGAGAAGCTCCGCGCCATGGGCTTCTACCCGTTCGGCGCGGTTGACGGCATCTTCGGCTACCGCACCCAGTCCTCGGTGCGGCTGTTTCAGGAGTTCGTGACCGTGGCCGGGGGGATCGACCTGGGCGGTGTCGATGGTATGTCGGGCCCCAAGACCCAGGCGATCATCGACTCCTGGGCCAAGGCGGGCAAGAAGGCACCCTGGGGCAAGCCCAGCCCAGAGTACACGCAGGCGATGGCCGGGCTGCGTCAGCTCAAGCAGCATTTCTCGGCCTCGCGGCTCCAAGGCATCTCGCTGCTCAACAAGGATGCCGCCGGCAGCGCCAGCCGCGCTGTAGCCGACTGGACCTTTGACAACAGCGACCTTCACCTAGTGGGCATCCGCCGCAACGAGAACAAGGTGTTCATCGCCGATGACGGCGGCCGTCCGCGGCGGATGAACGAGGACCTCTTCATCCTGCTGGCGAACGGAAAGCGGCTGGTCTTTCGCGGCTCGACGAACCCGAACCCCCGGGTGGCCGGACGGCCCGACCAGCCCTTCATCCTGCGCGGACAGCACGAGTTCTACTTCGCCTGGCACAAGTTGGCCTCACTCAGCAATCCGAGCAGCACCCGCGTTTACCGCGCCTTCAAGCCCTGCGGCAGTGGTCCCCTGATCGTGCGCGCCAAGGACAATCTGCTCAGCGAGAAAAGCTTCGAGTCGGTGAGCGCCAACAACTCGATCAACATCCACTGGAGCGGCGCCGGCACCGTCAACTGGTCGGCCGGTTGCCAAGTCGTGGCCGGGCAGAAGTACATCGACTACAGGAACGAGGTGGTGGATCTGACCGGCCGCGCGGCGCGCAGCTACGGCGATCTGAGCGGCAGCAAGACGCGCGGAGCCTACAACGTGCTGCTCGACGCCTTGACGGTCTTCGCCAAGGACGCCCGGACCTCTGGGGACAGGCTGCTTTACACCCTGCTCTATGAAAAGGACGTCCAGCGCACGAAGGCCGGCGAGCTGGTGGACTTCGACGAGACGATCAAGCGGTTGAGCTAG
- a CDS encoding RES domain-containing protein, which translates to MAVAAATGPSPSLPPLIILRLAKAGYASFAGEGARLYGGRWNHPGVRVVYASESLSLAALEYFVNLDTDLAPDGLVSVRVEIPGGIEQEVVEAGDLPRNWRTCPAPEALQDLGTEWIQRGETGVLSVPSAVVPEERNYLLNPAHGELSRILIGRPRPFHFDPRMWK; encoded by the coding sequence ATGGCGGTCGCAGCCGCGACCGGCCCGTCTCCATCATTACCCCCGCTCATCATCTTGAGGCTCGCCAAGGCTGGCTACGCCTCGTTCGCTGGCGAGGGAGCGCGGCTCTATGGAGGCCGCTGGAACCACCCGGGAGTTCGCGTGGTGTACGCCTCCGAGAGTCTCTCGCTCGCCGCTCTTGAGTACTTCGTCAATCTCGATACGGATCTCGCTCCGGACGGCCTCGTGTCGGTGCGAGTCGAGATTCCGGGAGGGATTGAGCAAGAGGTCGTCGAGGCGGGGGACCTGCCCCGGAACTGGCGGACATGTCCGGCCCCGGAAGCGCTGCAGGACCTCGGAACCGAGTGGATTCAGCGAGGCGAGACGGGCGTGCTTTCGGTGCCTTCGGCGGTCGTGCCGGAAGAGAGGAACTACCTTCTGAACCCCGCACACGGGGAGCTTTCGAGGATCCTTATCGGGCGCCCTCGCCCGTTTCACTTCGATCCACGCATGTGGAAGTAG
- a CDS encoding DUF2384 domain-containing protein: MANTAAKISTVTPDVVRILGGRAVLERRPRSSAELRARILDGLPYAALESVMVIFHLERSEVCEALDLSPRTFSRRRVEQRLQPDESDRLYRMARIAARATEVFGDTERAASWLHRSNRALGGHPPLRLVRTDLGSRQVEQVLGRIEHGIVS; encoded by the coding sequence ATGGCGAATACCGCAGCAAAGATCTCGACCGTGACCCCCGATGTCGTGCGAATCCTAGGTGGCCGGGCTGTTCTCGAGAGAAGGCCGCGTTCCAGCGCGGAACTGCGCGCTCGCATTCTGGACGGACTACCCTACGCAGCTCTCGAGTCGGTCATGGTGATATTCCACTTGGAACGAAGCGAGGTCTGTGAGGCGCTGGATCTGTCACCGCGCACGTTCAGTCGCCGCAGAGTCGAACAACGGCTGCAGCCCGACGAGTCGGATCGCCTCTACCGGATGGCCCGGATCGCGGCCCGAGCAACCGAGGTGTTCGGAGACACCGAGAGGGCAGCGAGCTGGCTCCATCGCTCGAACCGGGCACTTGGAGGCCACCCCCCGCTACGTCTGGTCCGCACCGACCTGGGCTCGCGCCAGGTCGAGCAGGTTCTGGGCCGAATCGAGCACGGCATCGTCAGCTGA